A genome region from Anopheles stephensi strain Indian chromosome 2, UCI_ANSTEP_V1.0, whole genome shotgun sequence includes the following:
- the LOC118507976 gene encoding spermidine synthase — MNPSEWFSEISNELWPGQCFSVKVKQVLHEERSKFQDIKVIQSESHGVVLVLDGIIQCTERDEFAYQEMISFLPLCCHPNPQRVLIVGGGDGGVAREVVKHPAVQEVHQVEIDDRVVELSKQYLPFMACGFDSPKLRLTIGDGFEYMKQHEGAFDVIITDSSDPIGPAESLFRESYFELVKRALRPNGIICSQGGSFWLDAGHVRETLDYCRKHFPRVTYGLASVPSYPTGQIGFFIASLNPETDFREPTRTFDDTEIDQMGLRYYTTDVHRAAFTLPRFAAKALNP; from the exons ATGAATCCGTCGGAATGGTTTAGTGAGATTTCCAACGAACTTTGGCCGGGCCAGTGCTTCTCGGTGAAGGTGAAGCAGGTGCTGCACGAGGAACGGTCCAAGTTCCAGGACATTAAGGTCATCCAAAG TGAGTCGCACGgtgtggtgctggtgctggacgGCATCATCCAGTGTACGGAGCGGGATGAGTTCGCTTATCAGGAAATGATTTCCTTCCTGCCGCTCTGCTGCCACCCGAACCCGCAGCGGGTGCTGATCGTTGGCGGTGGGGATGGTGGTGTGGCGCGCGAAGTCGTCAAGCATCCGGCCGTACAGGAGGTGCACCAGGTCGAGATCGATGACCGGGTGGTGGAACTGTCCAAGCAGTATCTGCCGTTTATGGCGTGCGGGTTCGATTCGCCCAAGCTGCGGCTTACGATTGGCGATGGGTTCGAGTACATGAAGCAGCACGAGGGAGCGTTCGATGTGATCATTACGGACAGCAGCGATCCGATCGGACCGGCCGAATCACTGTTCCGCGAGTCGTACTTCGAGCTGGTCAAGCGGGCCCTCCGACCGAACGGCATCATCTGTTCGCAGGGTGGCAGCTTCTGGCTCGATGCAGGGCATGTGCGCGAAACGCTCGACTACTGTCGGAAACATTTCCCGCGGGTGACGTACGGGTTGGCGTCCGTTCCGTCGTATCCTACCGGGCAGATAGGGTTCTTCATCGCTAGCCTTAATCCG GAAACCGATTTCAGGGAACCGACCCGCACGTTCGACGACACCGAGATCGATCAGATGGGACTGCGGTACTACACAACCGACGTGCATCGGGCTGCCTTCACGCTGCCAAGGTTTGCGGCCAAAGCACTTAATCCGTAG
- the LOC118507975 gene encoding protein suppressor of sable, whose protein sequence is MSDPEDLEDGEIEDDEDDVQPADPPLTQPTPEDYQEYEPQQQQQQQQPAPPLGDHHHHPGSDGEGKPVPNREHTNHSNNKSQRSSKKPAPVVDDWATKVENAIANALIRDGVQPPMPSSVPHTNDTEGDTTPGSSSRKSKKRKKANRNSDGQQQQQHNKQPRLGGGDQDQDDGMEMDLEYEMLNVRGSSPQHMMGRDSGRSDSEADDTHYSSDDSSMRDRDGHYRGRRDRDQRDRDRERERDRERERDYNRKKRKQSRQRSNNNKPNRDVGRKRKRDDSDDEKHRPTGPRKMELCKFYLMDCCAKREKCLYMHKDFPCKYYYLGMKCKEKDKCLFSHGEPLSNDLRAILLKHLETAPQEILGSFQRISRDHAISMLNATHAKLQERYGGKSDGSAGGKIPSLLDVVTGHPPTNSSSSGSLLSPKHSRRSRWCERQGDGSDEEPSDGGDMTMQLAGVITPAQISDLEQMGIRTLDEISQLTVAQLNELGLSITQIHDLQVRALNALRTADERRRPTTTTTTTTSTTSSGASEPAKDLDLRTLPGATGGAESVVSNTIDQDGSSKQDVDMRVLPMGSDPSDKVGPTTAGNQDEVLPPGPGGTGVLLKPPTVDYSQYIKDSNLDEEDLDAVAANSSCLLNAPEEDDDDDDEENNLKITFDEEEDEEKKESDEAESEKPSAEESREDSMLLPPLIPPKIDYAQGLGNILKFGSTIDSALHQPNSNESPRSHRSPSPVAKEEQPTEVWTPSMADSQPTHQQQQLYGGPPPAPKPAAKSNTKRPAGSSGSIYDWYDSDNASEDGGRNSPTMAAAAGAATAPFRYGSEKPLPLNIAEDDPYSIGSSIGREPTSELGFPFKSMMANYVPATEIDGSIGSHAPIHYKVYVVDVPKPNYGTLRRSMARPVGTKDPRLRRLFGLQSDDDDERDDTSDGIKSPDPNPNTSPLHVGSPSLNHPHAPIVNKPPPAVISSGPRVDPRKRHAEKLQQEAAAAAAAAASAHHQQTTGGPLRNASSMPQIDVQAILQKSAWYKDLGSQHKIMVNQQLAILSTEMKKFHNSDRSPEQLSDFMKFLSTSNMLQQILTYLNVYVDDSVTFCEVQAVPNLPPPALPLSTNIPPPTIGGPLPSMQIPIPLHVPPPIGVLPGSMSVPPPPPHQQPMFHGGAPQGGPFGQQDQTQAGPPPPAGMMRPGLLGVSPNMPFEQFLAMGNVNKNDNGGGGGGPGPGPANNGPLPLWVQGNGNNMRNMRNNNRIGHNFRNNNDRWGNGNGQQMLGNNGNHMGGGNNNNRRNNGNNNRRMKK, encoded by the exons ATGAGCGATCCGGAAGATCTAGAGGACGGTGAGATTGAGGACGACGAGGATGATGTGCAGCCGGCAGATCCACCATTGACTCAACCGACGCCGGAAGATTATCAAGAGTAtgaaccacagcagcagcagcagcagcagcaaccggcaCCACCATTAGgcgatcaccaccaccatccaggTAGCGATGGTGAAGGAAAGCCGGTCCCGAACCGGGaacacacaaatcactcgAACAACAAATCCCAGCGCTCTTCCAAAAAGCCCGCCCCGGTTGTGGACGATTGGGCGACCAAGGTTGAGAATGCCATTGCTAACGCACTCATACGGGACGGCGTACAGCCCCCGATGCCATCGTCCGTGCCGCACACGAACGACACGGAAGGTGACACAACACCGGGCTCTTCGAGCCGAAAGTCGAAAAAGCGCAAGAAAGCGAACCGTAATTCGgatggccagcagcagcagcagcacaacaaacaGCCACGGCTCGGTGGCGGTGATCAGGATCAGGACGATGGGATGGAGATGGATTTGGAGTATGAAATGTTGAATGTGCGGGGTAGCAGCCCGCAGCATATGATGGGACGTGATTCCGGACGGTCCGACTCGGAGGCGGACGACACACACTACTCGTCCGATGATTCATCGATGCGCGATCGGGATGGACACTACCGGGGTCGAAGGGATCGGGACCAGCGGGATCGTGACCGCGAGCGGGAACGGGATAGGGAGCGCGAGCGGGACTATAACCGCAAGAAGCGGAAACAATCGCGccagcgaagcaacaacaacaaaccgaacCGGGATGTTGGGCGAAAGCGGAAGCGCGATGATTCGGAT GACGAGAAGCATCGACCGACGGGACCACGCAAGATGGAGCTGTGTAAATTCTACCTAATGGACTGTTGCGCCAAGCGGGAAAAGTGTCTGTACATGCACAAAGACTTCCCCTGCAAGTACTACTACCTTGGCATGAAGTGTAAGGAAAAGGACAAGTGTCTGTTCAGCCACGGCGAACCACTGTCCAACGATCTGCGCGCCATATTGCTGAAGCATCTGGAAACCGCACCGCAGGAGATTCTCGGCAGCTTCCAGCGCATCAGCCGTGATCATGCGATCAGCATGCTGAACGCAACGCACGCCAAACTACAGGAACGGTACGGTGGAAAGAGCGATGGCTCTGCCGGTGGGAAAATCCCTTCCCTGCTGGATGTGGTCACGGGACATCCACcgaccaacagcagcagcagcggcagtcTGCTCAGCCCAAAGCATTCCCGCCGGTCGCGGTGGTGTGAGCGGCAGGGTGATGGAAGCGACGAAGAACCATCGGACGGTGGCGATATGACCATGCAGCTGGCCGGCGTTATTACACCCGCCCAGATAAGCGATCTCGAGCAGATGGGCATCCGGACGCTGGACGAAATCAGCCAGCTTACGGTGGCGCAACTGAACGAGCTTGGACTTAGCATTACGCAGATTCACGACCTGCAAGTGCGGGCATTGAATGCGCTCCGGACGGCCGATGAACGAAGGcgtcccaccaccaccaccaccaccaccaccagcaccacatCATCGGGGGCCAGCGAACCGGCGAAGGATCTCGATTTGCGCACACTACCGGGAGCGACCGGCGGCGCCGAATCTGTTGTCAGCAATACCATCGATCAGGATGGTAGCAGCAAACAGGACGTTGACATGCGAGTGCTTCCAATGGGGAGTGACCCATCGGATAAGGTCGGGCCCACCACCGCCGGAAACCAAGACGAGGTATTACCACCGGGTCCGGGCGGGACTGGTGTCCTCCTGAAGCCACCCACTGTGGATTATTCACAGTACATTAAGGATTCGAACCTAGACGAGGAAGACCTGGACGCGGTTGCGGCCAACTCGAGCTGTCTGCTGAACGCACCGGAagaggacgacgatgacgatgatgaggaAAACAATCTGAAGATTACTTTCGACGAGGAAGAGGACGAGGAAAAGAAGGAGTCCGACGAAGCCGAGTCGGAGAAACCGAGCGCGGAGGAAAGCCGGGAGGATAGTATGCTGCTTCCTCCACTAATACCGCCCAAGATCGATTATGCGCAGGGTCTCGGGAACATACTAAAGTTTGGCAGCACGATCGATAGCGCACTTCATCAGCCGAACAGCAATGAATCGCCTCGATCGCACCGATCACCGTCGCCCGTAGCGAAAGAGGAACAACCGACGGAAGTGTGGACACCTTCCATGGCAGACTCGCAGCCAACtcatcaacagcaacagcttTACGGTGGTCCTCCACCGGCACCGAAGCCGGCAGCAAAATCCAACACCAAACGACCCGCCGGCAGCAGTGGATCGATCTACGACTGGTACGATTCGGACAATGCGTCGGAGGACGGCGGACGAAACTCGCCGAcgatggcggcggcggcgggaGCTGCCACCGCCCCGTTCCGATACGGGTCGGAAAAGCCCCTTCCGCTTAACATTGCGGAGGACGATCCGTACTCGATCGGCAGCTCGATTGGACGGGAGCCGACCAGTGAGCTAGGCTTCCCATTTAAGTCGATGATGGCAAATTATGTGCCGGCAACGGAAATTGACGGTTCGATTGGGTCACATGCGCCGATTCACTACAAG GTGTATGTGGTTGACGTACCGAAACCAAACTACGGCACACTGCGTCGTTCGATGGCACGCCCCGTCGGTACGAAAGATCCTCGGCTACGGCGACTGTTTGGGTTGCAAagtgatgacgacgacgagcgGGACGATACCAGCGACGGTATTAAATCACCCGATCCGAACCCCAACACATCCCCCCTGCACGTCGGTTCCCCCTCGCTAAATCACCCACACGCACCGATCGTTAACAAACCGCCACCGGCCGTCATCAGCAGCGGTCCGCGGGTAGATCCGCGCAAGCGCCACGCTGAAAAGCTACAGCAAGaagcagcggcggcggcggcggcggcggcgtcgGCTCACCACCAACAGACAACAGGTGGTCCGTTAAGGAACGCCTCCTCCATGCCGCAGATCGATGTGCAAGCGATCCTGCAAAAATCGGCCTGGTACAAGGACCTTGGTTCACAGCACAAGATCATGGTCAACCAGCAGCTGGCCATCCTGTCGACGGAGATGAAGAAGTTCCACAACTCCGACCGGTCGCCGGAACAGTTGAGCGATTTTATGAAGTTtctcagcaccagcaacatgCTGCAGCAGATCCTAACCTATCTGAACGTGTACGTGGACGATTCGGTAACGTTCTGTGAGGTGCAGGCGGTGCCGAATTTGCCCCCGCCGGCCCTTCCACTCTCGACGAACATTCCACCACCGACGATAGGCGGTCCGCTTCCGTCGATGCAGATACCGATCCCGCTGCACGTGCCGCCACCGATCGGTGTACTGCCCGGATCGATGAGcgtaccaccaccgccgccccaCCAGCAGCCAATGTTCCACGGTGGGGCACCGCAGGGTGGTCCATTCGGGCAGCAGGATCAAACGCAAGCgggcccaccaccaccggcgggCATGATGAGGCCGGGTTTGTTGGGCGTTTCACCGAACATGCCATTCGAACAGTTCCTTGCGATGGGCAATGTTAACAAAAATGACAACGGAGGTGGGGGTGGAGGACCAGGGCCAGGACCAGCCAACAATGGGCCCCTGCCACTGTGGGTCCAGGGCAATGGGAATAATATGCGCAACATGCGCAACAACAACCGGATCGGCCACAACTTCCGCAACAACAACGATCGATGGGGCAACGGCAATGGCCAGCAGATGCTGGGCAACAACGGCAACCATATGGGCGGTGGTAACAATAACAATCGGCGAAACAATGGCAACAACAACCGGCGGATGAAGAAGTAG
- the LOC118507979 gene encoding L-galactose dehydrogenase-like → MDTFVEHFHDRQDVERMQYELFGRTGLKVSKVSFGTGTFSQLYGDLDEAEALEAVKLAAKRGINYFDTAPFYGQGRSEEVLGKALRQIPRQAYYVATKVGRYEREFERMFDYGAAKTRESVERSLKLLGVDYIDVVQIHDVEFAPDLDTVVRETLPTLEALRGEGKLRYIGVSAYPLDVLKEIISRAPGRFDTVLSYCRNTLFDDALKGYIPFFKANKLGIICASGHGMGLLTNGGPQPWHPSDQQMKLVCREAADYCAREGVELGKLAMHHCIQMAGPATFLAGMQTTTLVDINLDAYFNGLSGKEAEVLAYLKERVFSKISNTHWEGVELKAYWAAMKEAKL, encoded by the exons ATGGACACTTTTGTGGAACATTTTCATGACCGGCAGGATGTGGAGCGGATGCAGTACGAACTGTTCGGGCGGACGGGATTGAAGGTGTCGAAGGTTTCCTTTGGAACGGGGACCTTTAGTCAGCTTTACGG TGACCTCGATGAGGCGGAAGCACTGGAAGCGGTTAAGCTAGCCGCCAAGCGCGGTATAAACTACTTCGATACAGCCCCTTTCTACGGGCAGGGTCGTTCGGAAGAGGTGCTCGGAAAAGCGTTACGGCAAATACCACGCCAAGCGTACTATGTCGCCACCAAAGTCGGACGCTACGAACGAGAGTTCGAGCGAATGTTTGACTACGGTGCGGCTAAAACGCGTGAAAGTGTGGAGCGTAGCTTAAAGCTGCTCGGAGTCGATTACATCGATGTGGTGCAGATTCATGATGTAGAGTTCGCCCCCGACCTAGACACCGTTGTGCGCGAAACACTTCCAACGCTGGAAGCTTTACGAGGCGAAGGAAAGCTACGCTACATCGGCGTGTCCGCCTATCCGCTAGATGTGTTGAAGGAAATCATCTCGCGTGCTCCGGGTCGGTTCGATACCGTACTGTCCTACTGTCGAAACACTCTGTTCGATGATGCGCTGAAAGGGTACATTCCATTCTTTAAGGCAAATAAGTTGGGAATTATTTGTGCGTCCGGCCATGGTATGGGACTGCTTACGAACGGTGGCCCACAACCGTGGCATCCGTCGGATCAGCAAATGAAGCTGGTTTGCAGGGAAGCGGCAGATTACTGCGCACGGGAAGGCGTTGAACTTGGCAAGCTGGCTATGCACCACTGCATCCAAATGGCCGGTCCGGCCACTTTTCTGGCCGGTATGCAAACTACGACACTGGTTGACATCAATCTGGACGCCTACTTCAATGGACTGTCGGGGAAGGAGGCTGAAGTTCTGGCGTACCTTAAAGAGCG gGTATTTTCCAAAATAAGCAACACGCACTGGGAAGGTGTCGAGCTGAAAGCGTACTGGGCCGCTATGAAAGAAGCCAAACTGTAA